One Hydrogenophaga crassostreae genomic region harbors:
- a CDS encoding crotonase/enoyl-CoA hydratase family protein has product MTDLVSYAFADGVATLTMDDGKANAMGPAMQAALNAAFDRAEADKATVVLTGRPGVFSGGFDLGVFKAGDPKLTFQMLTGGAQLAQRVLSYPHPVIAACSGHAVAMGLFLLQCADVRIGLEEGSGAMLQANEIQIGMTLPYFALETCRERVSTPHLHLVGTASAYAGEAAVVAGLLDEAVAPDAMAAAVQAHVARLKKAHPASFTATKQRLRANVLAAMPGAIEKDIVDWQRLGAAKA; this is encoded by the coding sequence ATGACTGATCTGGTTTCTTACGCTTTTGCCGATGGCGTGGCCACATTGACCATGGACGATGGCAAGGCGAATGCCATGGGCCCGGCGATGCAGGCGGCATTGAACGCTGCTTTCGACCGCGCTGAGGCTGACAAGGCCACCGTCGTGCTGACCGGGCGACCTGGCGTCTTCTCGGGCGGGTTTGATTTGGGGGTGTTCAAGGCGGGCGACCCCAAGTTGACGTTCCAGATGCTCACCGGCGGCGCGCAGCTGGCGCAGCGGGTCCTGTCGTATCCGCATCCGGTGATCGCGGCCTGTTCGGGCCACGCGGTGGCCATGGGTTTGTTTCTCCTTCAGTGTGCCGATGTGCGCATCGGACTGGAAGAGGGATCGGGCGCCATGCTCCAGGCCAACGAAATCCAGATCGGCATGACGCTGCCCTATTTCGCTCTGGAAACCTGCCGCGAACGTGTGAGTACGCCGCATCTGCATCTGGTCGGCACGGCGTCTGCCTACGCCGGTGAGGCCGCAGTGGTGGCAGGTTTGCTGGACGAGGCCGTGGCGCCCGACGCCATGGCCGCTGCTGTGCAGGCGCATGTGGCACGGCTGAAGAAGGCCCACCCTGCGTCGTTCACCGCGACCAAGCAGCGCTTGCGTGCCAACGTGCTCGCGGCCATGCCGGGCGCCATCGAAAAAGACATCGTCGACTGGCAGCGCCTGGGTGCTGCCAAGGCCTGA
- a CDS encoding acyl-CoA thioesterase, translated as MTSHPFDQAIALNATGEHTFTGATSPAYANMVGPYGGITAATALNAVLQHPALLGEPVSLTVNFCAAVADGPFEVQAVAARTNRSTQHWTVAITQGGETMVTATALTAVRRDTWAAVEHTMPDVPAPGSVPLPTARGRVEWLNRYEMRFIEGGFPGVWDERDQGHSRTRQWVRDQPPRPLDFASLAAMADVFSPRIWHRRARFVPLGTVSITVYFHASQALLSANGDAHVLGQAQGQAFGQGFFDHSAQIWNQSGVMLATSHQVVYFKE; from the coding sequence ATGACTTCACATCCTTTTGACCAAGCCATTGCACTGAACGCCACGGGTGAGCACACCTTCACCGGGGCCACTTCACCCGCTTACGCCAACATGGTGGGTCCGTATGGCGGCATCACGGCGGCCACGGCTTTGAATGCGGTGCTGCAGCACCCGGCTTTGCTGGGTGAGCCCGTGTCGCTGACGGTGAATTTTTGCGCGGCGGTGGCCGATGGGCCGTTTGAGGTGCAGGCGGTGGCCGCGCGCACCAACCGGTCCACACAGCACTGGACGGTGGCGATCACGCAAGGGGGCGAGACCATGGTCACGGCCACGGCGTTGACGGCGGTGCGCCGCGACACCTGGGCTGCCGTGGAGCACACCATGCCCGACGTGCCGGCGCCCGGGTCGGTGCCTTTGCCCACGGCGCGCGGCCGTGTGGAGTGGCTCAACCGCTACGAAATGCGCTTCATCGAAGGCGGCTTTCCGGGCGTGTGGGACGAGCGCGATCAGGGGCACAGCCGCACCCGCCAATGGGTGCGGGACCAGCCACCGCGCCCGCTGGACTTCGCCTCGCTGGCTGCGATGGCCGATGTGTTTTCACCCCGTATCTGGCACCGCCGCGCGAGGTTCGTTCCGTTGGGCACCGTGTCGATCACCGTGTACTTCCATGCCAGTCAGGCTTTGCTGAGCGCCAACGGCGATGCCCACGTGCTCGGACAGGCCCAGGGCCAGGCTTTTGGCCAGGGGTTTTTTGACCAC
- a CDS encoding acetyl-CoA C-acyltransferase, translated as MKQVQDAYIVAATRTPIGRSHKGSFKHLRPDDLLAIALRSALAQVPGLDPKSIEDVICGCAIPEAQQGLNVARIGAILAGLPNTVGGITVNRFCASGLSAVQMAADRIRVGEADVMIAAGTESMSMVPMMGNSPSLSPTIFTNTDDVESYGIAYGMGLTAEKVAQQWKVSRDDQDAFAVQSHQRAIAAMKAGEFAAEMTPVEVTDRRVNLETAEVTTSTRTVSLDEGARPETTLEGLARLRTVFAARGSVTAGNSSQTSDGAGALILVSEAALKRYNLKPLARFVSYASRGVPPHIMGIGPIEAIPAALKNAGLKVDDMDWIELNEAFAAQSLAVMNTLGLDPAKVNPMGGAIALGHPLGATGAIRSATVVHALQRTQKKYGMVTMCVGMGQGAAGIFERV; from the coding sequence ATGAAACAAGTTCAAGACGCCTACATCGTTGCCGCCACGCGCACGCCCATTGGTCGTTCGCACAAAGGCTCCTTCAAACACCTGCGTCCCGACGATCTGCTGGCAATTGCGCTGCGTTCGGCATTGGCACAGGTGCCAGGCCTGGATCCGAAATCCATAGAGGACGTGATCTGCGGCTGTGCGATTCCTGAAGCCCAGCAGGGTCTGAACGTGGCGCGCATTGGCGCCATCCTGGCAGGTTTGCCGAATACCGTGGGCGGCATCACGGTCAACCGCTTCTGCGCCTCCGGCCTGTCTGCGGTGCAGATGGCGGCCGACCGCATCCGTGTGGGCGAGGCCGACGTGATGATCGCGGCGGGCACCGAGAGCATGAGCATGGTGCCCATGATGGGCAATTCGCCCAGCCTGTCGCCCACCATCTTCACCAACACCGACGATGTGGAAAGCTATGGCATCGCGTATGGCATGGGCCTGACGGCTGAGAAGGTCGCCCAGCAGTGGAAGGTGAGCCGGGACGATCAGGACGCGTTTGCCGTGCAATCGCACCAGCGCGCCATTGCCGCCATGAAGGCCGGTGAATTCGCGGCCGAGATGACGCCGGTTGAAGTGACCGACCGACGCGTGAATCTGGAGACCGCGGAAGTCACTACCAGCACGCGCACCGTGAGCCTCGACGAAGGCGCGCGCCCCGAGACCACGCTGGAAGGCCTGGCCCGGCTGCGCACCGTGTTTGCCGCCCGCGGCTCTGTGACGGCGGGCAACAGCTCGCAAACCAGCGACGGCGCCGGCGCGCTGATCCTGGTGAGCGAAGCGGCCCTGAAGCGATACAACCTCAAGCCGTTGGCCCGTTTCGTGAGCTACGCCAGCCGAGGTGTGCCGCCGCACATCATGGGCATTGGCCCCATCGAAGCCATTCCAGCCGCGCTGAAAAATGCCGGCTTGAAGGTGGACGACATGGACTGGATCGAGTTGAACGAAGCCTTTGCCGCGCAGTCGCTCGCCGTGATGAACACGCTGGGCCTGGACCCTGCCAAGGTGAACCCCATGGGTGGCGCGATTGCATTGGGTCATCCCTTGGGCGCAACCGGTGCAATCCGCTCCGCGACGGTGGTGCATGCCTTGCAACGCACGCAGAAAAAATACGGCATGGTCACGATGTGTGTGGGCATGGGGCAGGGCGCCGCCGGGATTTTTGAAAGGGTCTGA